The following proteins are encoded in a genomic region of Sesamum indicum cultivar Zhongzhi No. 13 linkage group LG8, S_indicum_v1.0, whole genome shotgun sequence:
- the LOC105168589 gene encoding shikimate O-hydroxycinnamoyltransferase-like, with protein sequence MGLSYGHMVGILKKALAQTLVSYYAFAGRLVKNAAGEPELLCNNCGVDFVEAFADVELKDINLYNPDESVEGKLVPERKRGVLAVQATQLKCGGLVVACTFAHLVADAYSANMFLVSWAEMAQFKPVSQPPSFRRSLLLPRRPGRYELSVENMYVPMSAIPPPEDEPEDAQPAAVISRIYYIKADVVNELQALANLDKNNTSKGNKRTKLESFCGFLWKMIVSGNDSAGDNCCRLGIVVDGRSRLIDGDESEAKLMASYFGNVLSIPFGEKKIEELKEKPLNWVANEVHEFLQSAMTKEHFLGLIDWVEEHRPEVGLSKIYAAKVTKEEPAVVVSSGQCFPVRKMDFGWGIPVFGSYHFPWGGKSGYVMPMPSPKGNGDWIVYMHLLKGQLELIETNAAHVFSPLTCDYLFSLT encoded by the exons ATGGGATTGTCGTATGGGCATATGGTTGGCATTCTCAAGAAGGCTTTGGCCCAGACGCTGGTTTCATACTATGCATTTGCGGGCCGCCTAGTTAAGAACGCGGCCGGTGAGCCGGAGCTCCTCTGCAACAACTGCGGCGTAGATTTCGTTGAAGCTTTTGCCGACGTCGAGCTGAAGGATATCAATTTGTATAATCCTGATGAAAGTGTTGAAGGCAAGCTGGTTCCGGAAAGAAAGCGCGGCGTCCTTGCCGTTCAG GCCACCCAACTTAAATGTGGGGGATTGGTGGTGGCATGCACATTCGCTCATCTGGTGGCCGACGCCTACTCCGCCAATATGTTTCTCGTTTCCTGGGCGGAGATGGCGCAGTTCAAGCCAGTATCTCAGCCTCCGTCCTTCCGCCGCTCACTCCTCCTCCCCCGACGGCCCGGTCGCTATGAGCTTTCGGTTGAGAACATGTACGTTCCCATGTCTGCTATTCCTCCTCCGGAGGATGAGCCCGAAGACGCCCAACCAGCAGCCGTAATTAGTCGCATATATTACATCAAGGCTGACGTTGTCAACGAGCTCCAAGCACTGGCCAATTTAGATAAGAACAATACTAGCAAAGGGAACAAGAGGACTAAGCTGGAGTCATTCTGCGGATTCCTCTGGAAAATGATTGTTTCCGGGAATGATTCTGCTGGCGATAATTGCTGCAGGCTGGGGATTGTGGTTGACGGAAGGAGTAGATTGATTGATGGAGATGAAAGTGAAGCAAAACTGATGGCTTCATATTTTGGGAACGTTTTGTCTATCCCATTCGGGGAGAAGAAAATTGAGGAATTGAAGGAAAAACCATTGAATTGGGTAGCAAATGAAGTCCACGAGTTCTTGCAGAGTGCGATGACTAAAGAGCATTTTCTTGGGTTGATTGATTGGGTGGAGGAGCACCGCCCTGAGGTAGGCCTGTCGAAGATATATGCTGCCAAGGTGACAAAGGAGGAGCCAGCCGTTGTGGTGTCATCGGGGCAGTGTTTTCCGGTCAGAAAGATGGATTTCGGATGGGGGATTCCAGTGTTTGGTTCTTACCATTTCCCATGGGGAGGAAAATCAGGATACGTCATGCCTATGCCTAGTCCTAAGGGAAATGGGGATTGGATCGTTTACATGCATCTATTGAAAGGGCAGTTGGAGTTGATAGAGACAAATGCAGCTCATGTGTTCAGTCCCCTCACTTGTGATTATCTTTTTTCCCTCACCTGA
- the LOC105167951 gene encoding G-type lectin S-receptor-like serine/threonine-protein kinase At1g11300, translated as MGFSHHTNPCSMLPVLLVICSCFFLCFTAAIHTIEVNQSIRDPETLISKGQKFKFGFFSPVNSSHRYVGVMFNIPVTTAIWVANRDKPLNDSTGTVEISGDGNLVILDGQKQIVWSSNLSSYVANSTAMLFNTGNLVLRDNSNGRTIWESFEHASDSFVEKMKLSTDLRTDEKNILTSWRSPQDPGLGNFTTTVEPLEIPQSFVWKNGYPYWRSGPWNGQIFLGMPYMKSFYKHGMDVVNDHLGSAYLIFTNLNSSILMYYVLKSSGNLEEKLWSDEKGEWLITWSSIVNECDIYGTCGPFASCNAQDEPICSCFPGYEPKNKDEWNAGTWSSGCTRRTPLRCQKKNPVGKEDVFLKLSQVKLPDHVKWLPAPDADCRSQCLSNCSCIAYAYYAGIGCMTWAGSLIDVQKFSDVGPDLYIRVAHKELSYKQYWKAVTAAIVVLAFVSILLCAHFMRKLFLKFRGEADTGCSEDRIAKHNMHGVKLEALPLFKFGTLSNATKKFDTTNKLGQGGFGPVFKGKLPNGQEIAVKRLARSSNQGLEEFMNEVEVISRLQHRNLVRLLGCCVDHEEKMLVYEYMPNGSLDSYLFDSHKQLLLDWQTRIVVIEGICRGLLYLHRDSRLRIIHRDLKASNILLDEELNPKISDFGMARIFCCKEDQANTTRVVGTYGYMPPEYALRGIFSEKSDVYSFGVLLLEILSGRRNTSFYHEDQQLFLIAYAWKLWNEDKIMNLVDPIIYDPRMEPDVVRYANVGLLCVQEAAADRPNTKTVLSMLSSEIVELPRPKQPPFTAIQMSSESECSQMNPNICSVTNFTVRIVEGR; from the exons ATGGGATTTAGCCACCATACAAACCCATGTTCTATGCTTCCAGTCCTTTTGGTTATAtgttcttgtttcttcttgTGTTTTACTGCTGCGATTCACACCATAGAGGTTAATCAATCTATTCGTGACCCTGAAACTTTGATTTCCAAAGGgcagaaattcaaatttggttTTTTCAGCCCTGTGAACAGTAGCCACCGTTATGTTGGTGTGATGTTCAATATCCCCGTGACGACTGCTATATGGGTAGCTAATAGGGACAAGCCTCTCAATGATTCTACTGGAACAGTGGAGATATCAGGAGATGGCAATCTCGTGATCTTGGACGGACAAAAGCAGATCGTGTGGTCATCTAATCTTTCGAGTTATGTGGCAAATTCTACTGCAATGCTCTTTAATACAGGGAATCTGGTGTTACGAGATAACTCCAATGGTCGGACTATTTGGGAGAGTTTTGAACATGCGTCGGATTCTTTCGTAGAAAAGATGAAACTTAGTACAGATTTAAGAACAGATGAGAAGAATATACTGACATCATGGCGAAGTCCTCAGGATCCAGGACTTGGTAATTTTACAACTACCGTTGAGCCTCTAGAGATTCCACAATCCTTTGTCTGGAAGAATGGATATCCTTATTGGCGCAGTGGCCCATGGAACGGTCAAATCTTTCTTGGGATGCCTTACATGAAATCCTTCTACAAACATGGAATGGATGTTGTGAATGATCATCTTGGAAGTGCATATTTGATCTTTACCAATTTAAATTCGTCTATTTTGATGTATTATGTCTTGAAGTCATCAGGGAACTTAGAGGAGAAGCTGTGGTCTGATGAGAAGGGGGAGTGGCTGATAACATGGTCATCTATAGTAAATGAGTGTGATATCTATGGTACTTGTGGACCTTTTGCAAGCTGCAATGCTCAGGACGAACCGATATGCTCGTGTTTTCCAGGGTATGaacccaaaaataaagatgagTGGAATGCAGGAACTTGGTCTAGTGGATGCACGAGGAGAACTCCCCTCCGGTGTCAGAAGAAAAATCCTGTAGGAAAAGAAGATGTGTTTCTGAAGCTGAGCCAAGTAAAGTTGCCGGATCATGTTAAGTGGCTTCCGGCTCCAGATGCAGACTGCAGGAGCCAGTGCTTGAGCAATTGTTCTTGTATAGCTTATGCATATTATGCTGGAATCGGGTGTATGACATGGGCTGGAAGCTTAATTGATGTACAAAAGTTCTCTGATGTTGGTCCAGACCTTTACATTCGAGTGGCACATAAAGAACTAA GTTACAAACAATACTGGAAAGCAGTCACTGCTGCGATAGTGGTTCTAGCATTTGTATCAATCCTTTTATGTGCACACTTTATGCGGAAGTTGTTTCTCAAGTTCAGAG GGGAAGCAGATACAGGGTGTTCGGAAGATAGGATTGCCAAACACAATATGCATGGAGTTAAACTTGAAGCATTACCGTTATTTAAGTTCGGGACGCTCTCAAACgccacaaaaaaatttgacacAACGAATAAGCTTGGACAGGGTGGCTTTGGTCCAGTTTTCAAA GGAAAATTACCAAATGGACAGGAAATTGCTGTAAAGAGGCTGGCAAGATCCTCCAACCAGGGGCTAGAGGAGTTCATGAATGAGGTTGAGGTAATCTCTAGGCTCCAGCATCGCAATCTTGTCCGACTCCTTGGCTGCTGTGTTGATCATGAAGAAAAAATGCTGGTTTACGAATATATGCCCAATGGAAGCTTGGATTCTTATCTCTTTG ATTCACATAAACAACTGCTTCTTGATTGGCAAACACGCATAGTCGTTATCGAGGGGATCTGTCGAGGCCTCCTGTACCTTCACAGGGATTCCAGGTTAAGAATTATTCACAGAGATCTGAAGGCTAGTAATATCTTGTTGGATGAGGAGCTGAACCCAAAAATTTCTGACTTTGGTATGGCGAGGATTTTCTGTTGCAAGGAAGATCAAGCCAATACAACAAGGGTTGTTGGGACATA TGGCTATATGCCCCCAGAATATGCTCTACGTGGAATATTCTCGGAAAAATCAGATGTCTACAGTTTCGGTGTCCTGCTATTAGAGATTTTGAGTGGGAGGAGGAATACCAGCTTTTATCATGAAGATCAACAACTTTTCCTAATAGCATAT GCCTGGAAATTGTGGAATGAAGACAAGATAATGAATTTGGTTGATCCGATAATATATGATCCTCGTATGGAACCTGATGTAGTAAGGTATGCAAACGTAGGACTTCTGTGCGTTCAAGAAGCAGCAGCGGATAGACCAAATACTAAGACAGTGCTGTCGATGCTGAGTAGTGAGATTGTGGAGCTCCCTCGTCCCAAGCAACCACCTTTTACTGCAATTCAGATGTCTTCAGAATCAGAATGCTCACAGATGAATCCAAATATATGTTCTGTGACCAATTTCACTGTGAGAATTGTCGAAGGCCGATAG
- the LOC105167952 gene encoding U-box domain-containing protein 8-like, whose translation MASHFPDDFKCPISLEIMSDPVILSSGHTFDRPSIQQWLDAGHRTCPISKLPLSDPPSLIPNHALRSLISNYTLVSFPKPHQYPPNPQTLVHALLSPSSPLEEKLSSLDQLSRICKSDSAIRRRLAESGAVSAVLDCVDSIESGLQEKALHLLLILSLDDDSKVGLVVEGVVGKVVQALRCGLGDTRAVAATVLTSLAVLEVNKVTIGSYPDAIPGLVSLLQMGNSRERKEAATTLFTLCLFPDNRIRAIQNLVVPILIQNANSGLERAVEVLGLLAKCEFARDDMIQCSGFLDILVEVLKNGSSRGVQYALLTLSSLCSYSEKMLLEALREGLFEICVALLEDDNEKVRRNAKTFIQVLQGKRKNV comes from the coding sequence ATGGCCTCTCACTTTCCCGACGACTTCAAGTGCCCGATTTCTCTGGAGATAATGTCCGACCCGGTTATTCTCTCATCGGGTCACACCTTCGATCGCCCATCTATCCAGCAGTGGTTGGACGCCGGCCACCGTACCTGTCCGATTTCCAAGCTGCCCTTATCCGACCCTCCTTCCCTCATTCCCAACCACGCCCTTCGCAGCCTTATTTCGAATTACACCCTCGTTTCCTTCCCCAAACCTCACCAATACCCTCCCAACCCACAAACCCTAGTCCACGCTTTGCTTTCTCCTTCATCCCCTTTGGAGGAAAAACTCAGCTCGCTCGACCAACTCAGCCGGATTTGTAAGAGTGACTCTGCGATTCGTCGGCGACTGGCTGAGTCGGGGGCCGTGTCCGCGGTTTTGGACTGTGTCGATTCGATCGAGTCCGGGCTCCAAGAAAAGGCCCTTCATTTGCTGCTTATATTGAGTCTGGATGACGACAGCAAGGTGGGCTTGGTCGTGGAAGGTGTCGTTGGGAAGGTGGTTCAGGCCCTTCGCTGCGGCCTTGGGGATACCCGCGCGGTTGCTGCCACGGTGTTAACTAGCCTTGCCGTTCTGGAAGTGAACAAGGTCACAATCGGGTCGTACCCGGATGCCATTCCAGGTTTGGTATCCCTCCTACAAATGGGAAATTCGAGGGAGAGGAAAGAAGCAGCCACTACGTTGTTCACGCTCTGTTTGTTCCCCGATAATCGCATTCGTGCCATACAAAACCTTGTCGTGCCCATTTTAATCCAGAATGCTAATTCGGGCCTGGAACGAGCCGTGGAGGTTCTGGGCCTATTGGCAAAATGTGAATTTGCACGGGATGACATGATTCAGTGTAGTGGGTTTTTGGATATCCTGGTCGAGGTTCTGAAAAATGGGAGTTCGAGGGGTGTGCAATACGCTCTGTTAACCTTGAGTTCTTTGTGTAGTTATAGCGAAAAGATGCTTCTGGAAGCACTGAGAGAAGGTTTGTTTGAGATATGTGTTGCATTGTTGGAGGATGACAATGAAAAGGTGAGGCGAAATGCTAAAACTTTCATCCAAGTATTACAAGGGAAGAGGAAAAATGTGTGA